In the Pseudomonadota bacterium genome, AGGAGAGCATAATGCCGATTGCGACAGAGCGCGTCATCATACGCAAGACCGGCGGGCCGGAGGTTATGCAGCTTGAGGAGGCCATGCTCGCGGATCCCGAAGCTGGTGACGTGATCGTCGAACACACCGCAATTGGCCTGAACTTCATCGACGTTTACTTCCGCACCGGCCTGTATCCGGCTCCCGCGGGAACACCGTTCACCCCGGGGCATGAGGGAGCGGGAACAATTCTTGCCGTTGGCGATAAAGTCGATCATCTGAACGTGGGCGACCGCGTCGCCTATCTCGGTCCCCTTGGCAGCTATGCGCGCCATCGCAGCGTCGCCGCTGATCGTGTGGTCAAACTGCCAGACGGCATAGACGACGAGACTGCAGCGGCAATGATGCTGAAAGGCATGACGGCGCGTTACCTGCTTCGGAAATCCTTCCATGTGGATGCGCAGACCGTTTTGCTGTTCCATGCTGCAGCGGGTGGCGTTGGCCTGATCGCTGGCCAATGGGCGCACCATCTTGGCGCGACTGCCATTGGAACCGCTGGCACGGACGCCAAGTGCGCTCTGGCACGTGAGCACGGATACGCGCATTGCATTAATTACGAGACCCAGAATTTCGTCGATGAGGTGGCGCAGCTGACCAGCGGTGAGAAGTGCCACGTCGTTTACGACTCGATCGGAGCCGCAACCTTTCCCGCGTCGCTTGATTGCCTTCGAACCTTCGGCACTTTTGTCTCGTTCGGCAACGCCTCTGGCCCAATCAAGGATTTTGACCTTGCTATGCTCGGTCCGAAGGGCTCGCTTTATGCCACAAGGCCAACGGTGTTTGTCCACACCGGCACGCGCGCCTTGCTCGAAGAAACCGCCAATGACCTGTTTGACGTCGTCTTGTCGGGCGCTGTCAGAATTCCTGTCGCTCAGCGCTTTGAATTGAAAGATGTGGCTGAAGCGCATCGAGCGCTCGAGAGCCGGAAAACCACCGGCTCAACTGTCCTGTTGCCAAACGGATAAGCACTGATCGCCCCGTAGGCCCCTTCGTGCACAGCTTTTGGGCGGCGCGATATCGAT is a window encoding:
- a CDS encoding quinone oxidoreductase; this translates as MPIATERVIIRKTGGPEVMQLEEAMLADPEAGDVIVEHTAIGLNFIDVYFRTGLYPAPAGTPFTPGHEGAGTILAVGDKVDHLNVGDRVAYLGPLGSYARHRSVAADRVVKLPDGIDDETAAAMMLKGMTARYLLRKSFHVDAQTVLLFHAAAGGVGLIAGQWAHHLGATAIGTAGTDAKCALAREHGYAHCINYETQNFVDEVAQLTSGEKCHVVYDSIGAATFPASLDCLRTFGTFVSFGNASGPIKDFDLAMLGPKGSLYATRPTVFVHTGTRALLEETANDLFDVVLSGAVRIPVAQRFELKDVAEAHRALESRKTTGSTVLLPNG